ctctcctgccgtcgactgctccggtttctttggccttgcggcgaggtggacagggtgagctctcaggactgatggcggttgtggaaggggcctggggccaaggacaggccagggcggcgggagaggcggaccggtggcgtggctggatctgggcgcgctgtcggaccttccacatcaccagctgcaggcaggcgtttgcgtcctcgctggagttgtggccgtcctggctgtcctggatgatctgtcccaggtagtcggccgcgagattcctgagggaacgcttgtaggggaaacccaggtagtgcgggaagagcacggccgtgtccaccacggtgctgtggatgagcttcagggccagcagatcgctctccaggctgtgcccgatgaggatggtttgggcgctgaaaaagctcagcaggatggcttgcacttggggcaaggtgatgctcgtcttggcgacgtcggcctcggtgactccggaaaacctggtgttgtagtccacgatctcgttgtcgggcttgacgaaggtgtcgtacaccactcgcatgtcggcgtccaccacggtgacgcgggtcagctctaggccatgcgtggtgtagcacatctcacagtccaaggcgtagattcctggataagcgtctctggacaactctttcttgaaggtctccacgaagccatcgaggctgtccttgcggccgtcccgcacgtgctgctttgccacctggcagcccacagagccaggagcagctgcacagcaggtgtactggctaacccggcctccagccacctggctcgagcggacccgcccccagtgataataacacaactggtcgcgtacacagcggcccgaggaggacaccaggtactcggtgccacaacggcagcagaccctgcaggaggagtcgccgggccccttcccctggccagtgaagaggacggcgcctccgggccgctcggggtgcgggaaggggtagccgttctcctcgagctggtcctggctgagcaggaactcctggaggcggctgtacagggcggccctgctgaggcccggcatggagctgggggtcaggcccttcagtctcttgagggtgttcaggaccacgttcaggtacctgttcttgttggggctgcagtcgtaggccaccttctcctcgttcagcgccttctcctcggcctcctgcttggaggcgcagaacttgagacactcttcggtgaacagttggagatagcctcggcggaggacggtggggacttggcacccagaccttcggaggacaataggtttcttcaaactcggtaaggatggacgacggacgattcgcttagagctgatggtggtggtggtcttgcatgccatccctgacctgttgcgcgtcttccctggctgtctgccgaccttggagccactggagcgttggctgctgctggccatgcgggttctcttggcatctgtgcaacctgtgaccaagcaagggctggaagactgggcgatcgtcttcctcttcctgggggctgagatgcggactcccgagggcctctctgtcagccttggggcggctggcaagcagcaggccgatcccctctgtgcagggaagtagcacgcctccgtcaccaccttgggacacgctgggggcaccgccggacccctgttctggggctccgcctggatgtccacaaatgcggaggcctggttgtgcatctggggcacccggagcccgaagctctgggcaggctgatgagagggcagggggaattctggagcctcgagggccgcctcctcggccaccttcttagcttctgggtatccaggtgggaaccagcagggagctgtggctcgcaacatcttgctgccttcgggagcaccggcctggctctgctccgctcccaactggcggcttcttgcatccagggccgcctcctcggccaccttcttagcttctgggtatccaggtgggaaccagcagggagctgtggctcgcaacatcttgctgccttcgggagcaccggcctggctctgctccgctcccaactggcggcttcttgcctccagggccgcctcctcggccaccttcttagcttctgggtatccaggtgggaaccagcagggagctgtggctcgcaacatcttgctgccttcgggagcaccggcctggctctgctcctctcccaactggcggcttcaatgagtgccgcggccgccacccgtcgcctttatagacgcacagggcagagtgggtgggacttctccttgataggttgctgcttccatccaatcacactgagcctcatcttccaccagactccagcttgggaatgcctcgaggggtgcactaatggaatcaactggaactcctggttgctaaccttggagctaggttgct
This genomic stretch from Pan paniscus chromosome 7, NHGRI_mPanPan1-v2.0_pri, whole genome shotgun sequence harbors:
- the LOC134730916 gene encoding exonuclease GOR-like; its protein translation is TTTISSKRIVRRPSLPSLKKPIVLRRSGCQVPTVLRRGYLQLFTEECLKFCASKQEAEEKALNEEKVAYDCSPNKNRYLNVVLNTLKRLKGLTPSSMPGLSRAALYSRLQEFLLSQDQLEENGYPFPHPERPGGAVLFTGQGKGPGDSSCRVCCRCGTEYLVSSSGRCVRDQLCYYHWGRVRSSQVAGGRVSQYTCCAAAPGSVGCQVAKQHVRDGRKDSLDGFVETFKKELSRDAYPGIYALDCEMCYTTHGLELTRVTVVDADMRVVYDTFVKPDNEIVDYNTRFSGVTEADVAKTSITLPQVQAILLSFFSAQTILIGHSLESDLLALKLIHSTVVDTAVLFPHYLGFPYKRSLRNLAADYLGQIIQDSQDGHNSSEDANACLQLVMWKVRQRAQIQPRHRSASPAALACPWPQAPSTTAISPESSPCPPRRKAKETGAVDGRRGQKAKSNPNRPLPVPRNPCRGPSGLSPSLCPSQTSVLPLIASRSTEPPLPVPRVPAAPPRACPHPSAHPRPLSLHH